The following proteins are co-located in the Microvirga ossetica genome:
- a CDS encoding DUF2934 domain-containing protein → MEQHADETQDRVRQRAYELWEQHGSREGHETEFWHQAERELRGEASRSDTSRGVSANSPSARSGSGSDGPGKV, encoded by the coding sequence ATGGAACAGCATGCCGATGAGACACAGGACCGGGTAAGACAGCGCGCCTACGAGCTTTGGGAGCAACACGGCAGCCGCGAGGGCCATGAGACAGAATTTTGGCACCAAGCCGAGCGTGAGCTGAGGGGCGAGGCGAGCCGTAGCGACACCAGCAGAGGCGTCAGCGCGAATTCTCCTTCGGCGAGGAGCGGTTCCGGATCGGATGGTCCAGGCAAGGTGTAA
- a CDS encoding RHE_PE00001 family protein, which produces MPRLLSNAHFGPRFSIPDEETGKVFPLPEIPWEKIVGRLEKIALEVKSFDARLEVSGLSAGWQSRCDMNEAVRSLLLDGHLVDIGDLVLHDAGMDVRSPTHELTRAASALRARRAAMVRKAPWPISYDGLAALRGIGPVKPDEPKAKGKRKVDPDDEEAYPAFANDADPWEAHFAEIDALLDRTDKVLAGETPLPKSRSHLVYDPDVDEAENEDAWLDVVKRTSHWPAAAAAAVAWDAWLDLNLYTRQPWLGLIMAASILRARGLTSRLLPLAAGFKQSKFRPQGREGILEKLQGFCQVLEEAVEIANKDLERLILARELMNRVADKCRSNSSLPELVNLFLSRPLVTVPLGAKLLKVTPKAVDLMLVQLGGALPRELTGRRRYRAWGIV; this is translated from the coding sequence ATGCCCCGGTTACTGTCGAACGCGCACTTCGGACCGCGGTTCTCAATTCCCGACGAGGAGACGGGAAAGGTCTTTCCGCTCCCGGAAATTCCGTGGGAGAAGATCGTCGGCCGGCTGGAGAAGATCGCGCTCGAAGTTAAATCCTTCGACGCCCGGCTTGAGGTCTCAGGATTATCCGCCGGCTGGCAATCCCGGTGCGACATGAACGAAGCGGTGAGATCCCTTCTGCTGGACGGTCATCTGGTCGATATCGGCGACCTGGTGCTGCATGACGCTGGCATGGATGTGCGGAGCCCTACTCACGAGCTCACCAGGGCTGCATCGGCTCTTCGGGCGCGACGGGCTGCAATGGTCAGAAAGGCGCCCTGGCCAATTTCATACGACGGCTTGGCGGCTCTGCGAGGAATTGGGCCGGTGAAACCCGATGAGCCGAAGGCCAAGGGCAAAAGGAAGGTCGATCCGGACGATGAGGAGGCCTATCCAGCCTTCGCCAACGATGCCGATCCGTGGGAAGCGCACTTTGCGGAAATCGACGCCCTGCTCGATCGGACGGACAAGGTTCTGGCCGGCGAAACCCCGCTGCCTAAGAGCCGATCGCATTTGGTCTACGATCCGGACGTGGACGAGGCCGAGAATGAAGACGCCTGGCTTGATGTAGTAAAGAGGACTTCGCACTGGCCGGCAGCAGCCGCGGCCGCCGTCGCGTGGGACGCTTGGCTCGATCTGAACCTCTATACCCGGCAACCATGGCTCGGATTAATCATGGCCGCGTCGATCCTCCGGGCTCGAGGACTGACAAGTCGTCTCCTGCCGTTGGCCGCTGGGTTCAAGCAATCGAAATTCCGGCCGCAGGGGAGGGAAGGAATCCTCGAAAAGCTACAGGGCTTCTGCCAGGTGCTCGAAGAAGCCGTTGAAATCGCGAACAAGGATCTTGAGAGACTGATCCTTGCCCGGGAGCTGATGAACCGGGTGGCCGATAAATGCCGCAGCAATTCCAGCCTGCCCGAGCTCGTGAACCTGTTCCTGTCGCGCCCTCTTGTGACGGTGCCACTGGGCGCGAAACTGCTCAAAGTGACACCCAAGGCCGTGGACCTGATGCTCGTGCAGCTGGGAGGGGCGCTGCCGAGGGAGTTGACCGGCCGGAGGCGTTATCGGGCTTGGGGAATCGTCTAA
- a CDS encoding IS110 family transposase: MFHSPSADASFSDSTHTIFLALELSRRSWLVALHAPDAAKIELHRLPAGDGQAVLDLLARIQTRVERRTSASPHVSCCYEAGRDGFWLHRLLEAHGVSSHVMDPSSLQVDRRARRAKTDRLDAQALLRALMAWSRGEPKVCSMVRPPSPDEEDARRPSRERATLLQERIRLVNRIQGLCATQGIADYEPLRPDRRRRLPQLITGDGRPLPPRLSEEIAHQLDWLELVLRQLAEVETRRDAEAAAAKAATSSKLGALLHVKSIGPELATVLAKEVFYRCFASRRHVASYVGLTPSPFASGRRSREQGITKAGNARARKALIELAWLWVRNQPDSALAGWFRSRVGSATGRVRRIAIVALARKLLILLWRYVETGALPADVVVKP; encoded by the coding sequence ATGTTCCACTCTCCATCAGCCGACGCTTCATTCTCGGACAGCACCCACACGATCTTTCTGGCTCTCGAACTCAGCCGCCGCTCCTGGCTTGTGGCGCTACATGCGCCCGATGCCGCCAAGATCGAGTTGCATCGGCTCCCCGCCGGTGACGGACAGGCGGTGCTCGACCTGCTCGCCCGCATCCAAACCCGTGTGGAACGACGCACCAGCGCAAGCCCGCACGTGTCATGCTGCTACGAGGCCGGCCGCGACGGGTTCTGGCTGCACCGCCTTCTCGAGGCGCACGGCGTCAGCAGCCATGTCATGGACCCAAGTTCTCTGCAGGTTGACCGCCGTGCGCGGCGGGCGAAGACAGACCGCCTGGATGCCCAGGCTCTGCTGCGGGCGCTGATGGCCTGGTCCCGCGGCGAGCCGAAGGTCTGCTCCATGGTCCGCCCGCCGTCGCCGGATGAGGAGGATGCGCGTCGTCCGAGCCGCGAGCGCGCCACGCTGCTGCAGGAGCGCATCCGCCTCGTCAACCGGATCCAGGGGCTGTGCGCCACGCAGGGGATCGCCGACTACGAGCCGCTGCGGCCGGATCGCCGTCGGCGCCTGCCGCAGCTAATCACGGGGGATGGTCGGCCCCTGCCACCGCGACTGTCGGAGGAGATCGCCCATCAGCTCGACTGGCTCGAACTCGTGCTGCGGCAGCTGGCAGAGGTCGAGACGAGGCGCGATGCCGAAGCGGCGGCGGCGAAAGCAGCGACCTCATCCAAGCTCGGGGCCTTGCTGCACGTGAAGAGCATTGGGCCTGAGCTTGCAACTGTCCTCGCCAAGGAGGTGTTCTACCGATGCTTTGCCAGCCGGCGCCACGTGGCCTCCTATGTAGGGCTGACCCCCAGTCCGTTTGCGAGCGGCCGCAGGTCACGCGAGCAGGGCATCACCAAGGCCGGGAATGCCCGCGCCCGCAAGGCGCTGATCGAACTCGCCTGGCTGTGGGTGCGCAACCAACCTGACAGTGCGCTCGCGGGCTGGTTCCGCAGCCGTGTGGGTTCAGCCACCGGTCGGGTCCGACGCATTGCGATTGTGGCGCTCGCCCGCAAGCTGCTGATCCTGCTGTGGCGCTATGTCGAAACAGGCGCCCTTCCGGCCGATGTTGTCGTGAAGCCCTGA
- a CDS encoding ABC transporter substrate-binding protein, producing the protein MVNQPFKRALTDLGYSPGRNIELAERFADGDERRLPTLAAELVSLEPRVLFTNTNAGAVAAAAATRTIPVVVGPAGEFVLYELAGGTLAQPRTNVTGVVLTSPEIDAKCLSVLIEIAPAVRRIGILVNPRNPGQREYPAALTRVGRLDATLVRLEAGGLADIDIALAQALSENVDALFVADDPRIAVDPPVRQRVLRFAMANRKPVTSSHQNYARDGALFAMGPSVPALAARGAAYVDKILKGARVEDLPIERPSTFITVVNLMTARALGLAIPVAVLASADEVIE; encoded by the coding sequence TTGGTCAACCAGCCGTTCAAACGGGCCCTGACCGATCTCGGGTATTCGCCCGGGCGTAACATCGAACTAGCCGAGCGGTTTGCCGATGGCGATGAGCGACGTCTGCCGACATTGGCCGCTGAACTTGTCAGCTTGGAGCCCCGTGTTCTCTTCACAAACACCAACGCGGGGGCCGTAGCCGCTGCCGCAGCCACGCGAACCATTCCCGTCGTCGTCGGCCCTGCCGGTGAGTTCGTCCTGTACGAACTGGCAGGAGGAACCCTGGCGCAGCCACGCACGAACGTCACTGGAGTTGTGCTGACTTCACCTGAAATTGACGCCAAGTGTCTTTCGGTGCTGATTGAGATCGCTCCTGCGGTGCGACGTATCGGAATCTTAGTCAATCCCCGGAACCCCGGGCAACGGGAGTATCCAGCAGCCCTCACCAGGGTGGGAAGACTGGATGCTACGCTGGTTCGGCTGGAAGCAGGTGGACTTGCGGATATCGACATAGCTCTTGCACAAGCGCTGTCGGAGAACGTTGATGCGCTGTTTGTCGCTGATGATCCGCGGATCGCGGTTGACCCTCCTGTTCGACAGCGGGTGCTGCGCTTTGCAATGGCGAACCGGAAGCCGGTGACATCCTCACACCAGAACTACGCTCGGGACGGCGCCCTGTTCGCCATGGGGCCATCCGTTCCAGCTCTTGCTGCGCGGGGTGCAGCCTATGTGGACAAGATCCTCAAGGGAGCCCGAGTTGAGGACCTTCCGATTGAGCGGCCGAGCACGTTCATCACGGTCGTCAATCTGATGACTGCGAGGGCCCTCGGTCTCGCGATCCCAGTCGCGGTCCTCGCCAGCGCTGATGAGGTCATTGAATAG
- a CDS encoding alpha/beta fold hydrolase, which translates to MSAVLTRHNVKVLGQGEQPMIFAHGYGCDQNMWRFITPAFQDRYRIILFDHIGHGQSDATAFDRTTYASLKGYADDVLAICRELNLENAIFVGHSVSAMIGVLAAIEDPERFDRLVLIGPSPHYINDGDYVGGFKQEDIEGLLDFLDSNHLGWSSTMAPVIMSNPDRPELGEELTNSFCRTNPEIAKHFARVTFLSDNRADLPNVKTRALILQCSQDVIAPEVVGRYVHQSLPGSEFVLMKATGHCPNLSAPEETIAAMDAFLRGSASN; encoded by the coding sequence ATGTCTGCCGTTCTGACCCGACACAATGTTAAGGTTCTGGGCCAGGGCGAGCAGCCCATGATCTTTGCCCATGGCTACGGTTGTGATCAGAACATGTGGCGCTTCATCACCCCTGCTTTCCAGGATCGTTACAGGATCATCCTCTTCGACCATATCGGGCATGGGCAGTCCGACGCGACGGCGTTCGATAGGACAACATACGCCTCGCTCAAGGGCTATGCCGACGACGTCCTGGCGATCTGCCGCGAGTTGAACCTCGAGAACGCCATCTTCGTCGGCCACTCGGTCAGTGCCATGATCGGGGTTCTGGCCGCCATCGAGGACCCCGAGAGGTTCGACCGCCTCGTTTTGATCGGCCCCTCACCACATTACATCAACGATGGCGACTACGTCGGTGGGTTCAAGCAGGAGGACATCGAAGGCCTGCTGGACTTCCTCGACAGCAATCATCTCGGCTGGTCGAGCACGATGGCTCCGGTGATCATGAGCAATCCAGACCGCCCTGAACTCGGCGAGGAACTCACCAACAGCTTCTGTCGCACGAATCCCGAGATTGCCAAGCACTTCGCGCGCGTGACCTTTCTCTCGGACAATCGGGCTGATCTTCCCAACGTAAAGACGAGGGCGCTCATCCTCCAGTGCTCGCAGGATGTGATTGCTCCCGAGGTGGTCGGGCGCTACGTGCATCAGAGCCTCCCGGGCAGCGAGTTCGTCCTGATGAAGGCTACAGGCCATTGTCCGAACCTGAGTGCACCTGAGGAGACGATTGCCGCCATGGACGCCTTTCTGCGCGGTTCAGCCTCCAACTAG
- a CDS encoding PAS domain-containing hybrid sensor histidine kinase/response regulator, whose translation MSIDPKALTESPEELYESAPCGYLSTLPDGTIIRANQTCLTWIGMERQDLVGHKCFQDLLSIGGRIFYDTHFAPLLRMQGFVNEIAFDLICADGRSLPVLANAVQKRDADENPVVNRITLFTATDRRKYERELLRARRQAEQGAEELKRLNETLEERVTHEVAERLKAEEAMRQSQKMEAVGQLTGGVAHDFNNLLTVIKSSTDLLKRPNLSEERRARYVGAISDTVDRAAKLTGQLLAFARRQALKPETFDAGQAVCMLSDMVSTLTGARIRIITHLPDEPCFISADPSQFDTALINIVVNARDAMNSEGRITITVRPIEEMPAIRRHAAVMAPYVALSIADTGSGIPADQIDRIFEPFFTTKSVGQGTGLGLSQVFGFVKQSGGQVIVESEVGQGTTFTLYLPRATAPLGVAATEEEPVEDGYGTCVLVVEDNRDVGTFVTQTLAELGYRTTWVESAQAALDELGMSPGAHEIVFSDVVMPGMNGVELARHVRRLYPDLPLVLTSGYSQVLAEGGHGFELLQKPYSVEALSRALRKASQKLRKQLQAK comes from the coding sequence GTGAGCATAGACCCAAAGGCGTTGACCGAAAGCCCGGAGGAACTCTACGAGAGCGCCCCCTGCGGCTATCTCTCGACCCTGCCGGATGGCACCATCATCAGAGCCAACCAAACCTGCCTCACCTGGATCGGCATGGAGCGACAGGACCTCGTCGGCCACAAGTGCTTCCAAGACCTTCTGAGCATCGGCGGCAGGATCTTCTACGACACCCATTTCGCGCCGCTCCTGCGGATGCAGGGCTTTGTGAATGAGATCGCCTTCGATCTGATCTGCGCCGATGGCCGCTCCTTGCCGGTTCTCGCCAATGCTGTCCAGAAGCGGGACGCAGACGAGAATCCTGTCGTCAACCGCATCACCCTGTTCACTGCCACCGACCGGCGAAAGTACGAGCGAGAGTTGCTTCGCGCCCGCCGGCAGGCCGAGCAGGGCGCCGAGGAACTCAAGCGCCTGAACGAGACCCTAGAAGAGAGGGTGACGCACGAGGTCGCCGAGCGGCTGAAGGCCGAGGAGGCGATGCGCCAGTCCCAGAAGATGGAGGCGGTGGGCCAGCTCACGGGGGGCGTAGCGCACGACTTCAACAACCTGCTCACGGTCATCAAATCGTCGACTGATCTCCTCAAGAGACCGAACCTGTCGGAGGAGCGGCGTGCCCGCTATGTCGGCGCCATCTCCGATACCGTGGACCGCGCCGCCAAGCTCACGGGCCAGCTTCTCGCCTTTGCCCGGCGCCAAGCCCTCAAGCCTGAGACGTTCGATGCGGGGCAGGCCGTTTGCATGCTCAGCGACATGGTCAGCACGCTGACGGGGGCACGTATCCGGATCATCACACACCTGCCCGACGAGCCTTGTTTCATCAGCGCCGATCCAAGCCAGTTCGACACGGCGCTGATCAACATCGTGGTCAACGCGCGCGACGCGATGAACAGTGAGGGCCGGATCACGATTACGGTGCGGCCAATCGAGGAAATGCCCGCCATCAGGAGGCATGCGGCGGTCATGGCCCCTTACGTGGCACTTTCGATCGCCGACACCGGCTCAGGCATCCCTGCGGATCAGATTGATCGGATCTTCGAGCCATTTTTCACCACAAAGAGCGTTGGCCAGGGCACCGGCCTCGGACTGTCCCAGGTATTCGGGTTCGTCAAGCAGTCAGGGGGACAGGTGATTGTCGAGAGCGAGGTCGGCCAGGGCACCACGTTCACGCTGTACCTGCCCCGTGCCACAGCGCCGCTCGGAGTGGCGGCTACAGAGGAAGAGCCTGTCGAAGACGGGTACGGCACCTGCGTGCTGGTAGTCGAGGACAACCGGGACGTCGGCACGTTCGTGACGCAGACGCTGGCGGAGTTGGGCTACCGCACGACGTGGGTCGAGAGTGCACAAGCCGCGCTGGACGAGCTAGGGATGTCTCCGGGCGCCCATGAAATCGTGTTCTCGGACGTGGTGATGCCGGGCATGAACGGTGTGGAGTTGGCCCGCCACGTGCGACGGCTCTATCCCGATCTGCCGCTGGTGCTGACAAGCGGGTACAGCCAAGTGCTTGCTGAGGGCGGGCACGGGTTCGAGCTGTTGCAGAAGCCCTATTCCGTTGAGGCGCTGTCACGCGCGCTTCGTAAGGCGTCACAAAAGTTGCGCAAGCAGTTACAGGCCAAATAG
- a CDS encoding Lrp/AsnC family transcriptional regulator, whose translation MAKKTNAVQPISSGPVALDATDRKLLSLLAEDSSRSYVELGNLLNLSPPAVHERVKRLKRDRVIVATQAKLDGCKVGRTLLTFVLVTTNGVASTKRLLALSSLPEVEEIHTVAGDSAVMLKVRPRDTEGLEELLARIESIEGVEATRSYIALSTFLERGPSPEL comes from the coding sequence ATGGCGAAAAAAACGAATGCGGTTCAACCCATATCGTCCGGTCCTGTGGCTTTGGATGCCACAGACCGAAAGCTATTAAGCTTGTTGGCTGAGGACAGCTCGCGAAGCTACGTTGAACTAGGGAATCTATTGAACCTTTCACCGCCCGCCGTTCATGAGAGGGTTAAGCGGCTCAAGCGCGATCGAGTTATCGTAGCCACTCAAGCCAAGCTTGATGGCTGCAAAGTCGGGCGCACGTTGCTGACGTTCGTGCTTGTCACCACGAATGGGGTCGCAAGCACTAAGCGGCTCCTCGCTCTGTCCTCGCTGCCGGAAGTTGAGGAAATTCATACAGTAGCGGGCGATAGCGCAGTCATGCTCAAAGTGCGCCCTCGTGATACTGAAGGTTTAGAAGAGCTATTGGCACGCATAGAGAGCATCGAAGGGGTGGAGGCCACTCGAAGCTACATTGCGCTATCGACGTTTTTAGAACGTGGGCCCAGTCCTGAACTGTGA
- a CDS encoding PRC-barrel domain-containing protein yields MKSARILLAVTLLSVLGITQAIADCQIADAKLEEAILQKPELRGKANRQTVRDLRNLRDAAITLWSYGRHDDCERLLGNIRELLAGPPINSLGGNDEEDADTQMSAREPKVQRGAVQGRRADKDAKPLIHIDELAPGLRADQIIGAEVRSADDKIVGEVRNVVFGTKDRRDYAIVASGGFFTPGKDSIVVPIRSLKVSQERDSFFLPMPEAKVRAIPHMPDQDYKWLSDDAWRTRNDALFAGRP; encoded by the coding sequence ATGAAATCGGCACGAATTCTCCTCGCGGTTACTCTCCTCAGCGTGCTCGGTATTACGCAAGCGATCGCCGACTGCCAGATCGCGGACGCCAAACTCGAAGAAGCTATCCTGCAAAAGCCCGAACTTCGCGGGAAGGCTAACCGTCAGACGGTTCGTGACTTGCGCAACTTGCGCGACGCAGCGATCACGCTCTGGTCCTACGGGCGTCATGACGATTGCGAGCGCCTCCTGGGCAACATCCGCGAACTTCTCGCCGGCCCTCCAATAAACTCCTTGGGCGGCAACGACGAGGAGGATGCAGACACCCAGATGAGCGCGCGCGAGCCGAAGGTCCAACGGGGCGCCGTTCAAGGGCGCCGTGCTGACAAGGACGCCAAGCCGCTCATCCACATTGACGAGCTTGCTCCGGGCCTGCGGGCGGACCAGATCATCGGTGCTGAGGTGCGAAGTGCCGACGACAAAATCGTGGGAGAAGTTCGGAACGTCGTGTTCGGCACGAAGGACCGCCGCGACTATGCGATCGTGGCGTCAGGAGGGTTCTTCACCCCCGGCAAGGACAGCATCGTCGTGCCGATACGGTCCCTCAAGGTCTCTCAGGAGCGCGACAGCTTCTTTCTTCCCATGCCGGAGGCGAAGGTAAGGGCCATCCCGCACATGCCTGATCAGGATTACAAGTGGCTGTCGGATGACGCATGGCGCACCCGGAACGATGCGCTCTTTGCAGGTCGCCCGTAA
- a CDS encoding phage major capsid protein, producing MKFELDNVPARVIAHWTKASRQMLDDLPQLMGIIDTEPLDGLALKEDLQILSGDVAFERQALLSLPPSCH from the coding sequence ATGAAGTTCGAACTGGACAACGTGCCGGCCCGGGTCATTGCACACTGGACCAAGGCATCCCGCCAAATGCTCGATGACTTGCCCCAGCTTATGGGCATCATTGATACAGAACCCCTTGATGGCCTTGCCTTAAAGGAAGACTTGCAGATCTTGAGCGGCGACGTGGCGTTCGAGCGGCAGGCCCTGCTCTCGCTCCCGCCCAGTTGTCATTAG
- a CDS encoding cold-shock protein, producing the protein MVMGTVKFYNDMKGFGFIQPNDGSKDVFIHATALERAGMRGLVEGQKVSFDTAEDRRSGKIAVNNIEMA; encoded by the coding sequence ATGGTTATGGGCACCGTTAAATTCTACAACGACATGAAGGGCTTCGGCTTCATTCAGCCGAATGATGGCAGCAAAGACGTGTTCATTCACGCCACCGCTCTTGAGCGCGCCGGCATGCGCGGCCTCGTCGAAGGCCAGAAGGTTTCCTTCGATACGGCCGAAGACCGCCGCTCCGGCAAGATCGCCGTGAACAACATCGAGATGGCGTAA
- a CDS encoding DUF1254 domain-containing protein: protein MLTKRDLLCSAAMAALAATMAKPTPAMAQTRAEWPNLLEAKDIAEEGFIYGLPLVMFYAVMQEFAVDRNSGQFKAPFNEINNQHHVATPADTAVITPNSDTPYSFIWLDVRAEPMVISVPTIERDRYYSVQLIDGNTYNFGYIGTRATGTEAGDYLVVGPDWKGDAPTGIKQVFRSTTPFPLALIRTQLFNPDDMPNVERIQAGYKGQPLSAFLKHPAPPAAPKIEFVPATTAGIKDNFFQYLDAALQYVPETPRDKAIRARLAKIGIGPGRTFDFKDLSLEHKAAILVAMKQGDDKVDKWLASGNKDINGWNVGAFFGDEAFYNGDWVMRAGAAKGGLLGNDAVEAMYPYTRTDATGERLDGSKHKYTITFPPGQLPPVNAFWSVTMYDGKSQFLVKNPINRYLINSPMVSAMKKDADGSLTLYLQKDSPGADKEANWLPAPNDTIYLVMRLYWPKPTPPSILPAGEGTWQPPGVKRVS from the coding sequence ATGCTGACGAAACGCGATCTGCTTTGCTCGGCTGCGATGGCCGCACTCGCCGCTACGATGGCGAAGCCCACCCCGGCCATGGCGCAGACCAGGGCCGAATGGCCCAACCTCTTGGAGGCCAAGGACATCGCCGAGGAAGGCTTCATCTACGGCCTGCCGCTCGTGATGTTTTATGCGGTCATGCAGGAGTTCGCCGTGGACAGGAACTCGGGGCAGTTCAAGGCACCGTTCAACGAGATCAACAACCAGCACCACGTCGCAACCCCGGCGGACACGGCCGTCATCACGCCGAACAGCGACACCCCTTACTCGTTCATCTGGCTGGATGTGCGCGCCGAACCGATGGTGATCTCGGTGCCGACGATCGAAAGGGACCGCTATTACTCGGTGCAGTTGATCGACGGCAACACCTACAATTTCGGCTATATCGGCACACGCGCCACGGGAACCGAGGCGGGCGACTATCTCGTGGTCGGTCCCGACTGGAAAGGCGATGCGCCCACCGGGATCAAGCAAGTCTTCCGATCGACGACACCGTTCCCGCTCGCTCTTATCCGCACCCAGCTCTTCAATCCCGATGATATGCCGAACGTCGAGAGGATCCAGGCCGGGTACAAGGGGCAACCGCTTTCTGCCTTCCTCAAACACCCGGCCCCGCCCGCCGCGCCGAAGATCGAGTTCGTTCCTGCCACCACTGCCGGGATCAAGGATAACTTCTTCCAGTATCTCGATGCAGCCCTGCAATACGTCCCTGAGACGCCACGGGACAAGGCGATCCGCGCGAGACTTGCGAAGATTGGCATCGGCCCCGGCAGGACCTTTGACTTCAAGGATCTATCGCTCGAACACAAAGCCGCAATCCTGGTCGCCATGAAGCAGGGTGACGACAAGGTCGACAAGTGGCTGGCCAGCGGCAACAAAGACATCAACGGCTGGAACGTCGGCGCGTTCTTTGGCGACGAGGCCTTCTACAACGGCGATTGGGTGATGCGGGCCGGCGCCGCCAAGGGCGGTCTCCTGGGCAACGATGCCGTCGAAGCCATGTATCCGTATACCCGAACCGACGCGACCGGTGAGCGGCTCGACGGCAGCAAGCACAAGTACACCATCACCTTCCCGCCTGGTCAGTTGCCGCCGGTGAACGCGTTCTGGTCGGTGACGATGTACGACGGCAAGAGCCAGTTCCTGGTCAAGAACCCGATCAATCGCTACCTCATCAACTCGCCGATGGTGTCGGCGATGAAGAAGGACGCGGACGGCTCGCTGACGCTGTACCTTCAAAAGGACAGCCCCGGTGCGGACAAGGAAGCCAATTGGCTTCCGGCGCCCAATGACACGATCTATCTCGTGATGCGCCTCTATTGGCCGAAGCCGACGCCGCCTTCGATCTTGCCAGCGGGCGAAGGCACATGGCAGCCGCCCGGCGTGAAACGGGTCTCATAG
- a CDS encoding IS66 family transposase, which yields MTSPGGSNKPLSSTVLRELVSDLAGKIDRLEQEVEQLRLDNSNLRLDNQALKDEIARLKNLPPRPPFKPSGMDKATQPRPAGPGRRPGRGAKRDRVTREVTIRAEVPAGSRFKGYKTVVRRDLVIVAEVVRYKRERWLTPQGQTIIAPLPEGIAGGYGPGVRRFCLALHTQGQVTTERLTDLLNGIGLSISKREVVRLLTTDLEPFAQEDHAILEAGLASSPYITVDDTGARHARRPGVTTQIGGERFCVFRTSRSKSRLNFLSLLRGGCEDYVVNAAALDYLRRQPVEAAVIARLTTLQGHVFRSQMDWLEHVARCSINIFDRPLLQLLNEAATWGALRHHGLMETTVVVSDDAGQFRVAQHALCWVHAERHLQKLMPASPKQAQAVELVRETIWCFYRGLKLWKQSPSPGAEALFRRQFNRIFGQRTGYKELDELLARLARRKNELLRVLERPEIPLHTNASENDLRACVIKRKISGGTMSADGRVARDVMLGLSKTCRKLGLSFFTYLGDRLGLNTGQPRIPPLADLVIQAA from the coding sequence ATGACCTCGCCTGGTGGTTCCAACAAGCCGCTGTCCTCGACGGTCCTGCGCGAGCTGGTCTCGGATCTGGCCGGCAAGATCGATCGACTGGAGCAAGAGGTCGAGCAGTTGCGCCTCGACAACAGCAACCTGCGCCTCGACAACCAAGCCTTGAAGGATGAGATCGCAAGGCTCAAGAACCTGCCGCCGCGCCCGCCGTTCAAACCCTCCGGCATGGACAAGGCCACCCAGCCGCGCCCTGCCGGTCCGGGACGGCGTCCAGGCCGCGGTGCCAAACGAGATCGGGTCACCCGCGAGGTCACGATCCGGGCCGAGGTGCCGGCAGGCTCGCGCTTCAAAGGCTACAAGACAGTGGTGCGGCGGGATCTCGTCATCGTCGCCGAGGTCGTGCGCTACAAGCGGGAGCGCTGGCTCACACCGCAGGGCCAGACCATCATCGCGCCGCTGCCGGAGGGGATCGCGGGCGGCTACGGACCCGGCGTGCGGCGGTTCTGCCTCGCCCTGCACACACAAGGCCAGGTGACCACCGAGCGCCTGACCGATCTGTTGAACGGCATCGGCCTGTCGATCTCGAAGCGAGAGGTGGTGCGCCTGCTCACCACCGATCTTGAGCCATTCGCGCAGGAAGACCACGCGATCCTGGAAGCAGGCCTCGCTTCCTCCCCTTACATCACCGTCGATGATACCGGCGCACGGCATGCCCGCCGCCCTGGGGTGACCACGCAGATTGGCGGCGAGCGCTTTTGCGTCTTCCGCACCAGTCGATCGAAATCGCGCCTGAACTTCCTGTCGCTGCTGCGGGGTGGCTGCGAGGACTACGTCGTCAACGCGGCTGCGCTGGACTACCTGCGCCGGCAGCCGGTCGAGGCCGCCGTGATCGCCCGGTTGACGACGCTCCAGGGCCACGTGTTCCGCTCGCAGATGGACTGGCTGGAGCACGTGGCGCGGTGTTCGATCAACATCTTCGACCGGCCTCTGCTTCAGCTGCTGAACGAAGCCGCCACGTGGGGTGCGCTCCGGCATCACGGGCTGATGGAGACCACCGTCGTTGTGTCCGACGATGCTGGCCAGTTCCGGGTTGCCCAGCACGCCCTGTGCTGGGTTCACGCCGAGCGGCACCTGCAGAAGCTGATGCCGGCCTCGCCCAAGCAGGCCCAGGCGGTGGAATTGGTCCGTGAGACCATCTGGTGCTTTTACCGCGGTCTGAAGCTGTGGAAGCAAAGCCCCTCACCGGGCGCTGAGGCGTTATTCCGGCGCCAGTTCAACCGAATCTTTGGCCAGCGCACGGGCTACAAGGAGCTTGACGAATTGTTGGCCCGCCTGGCGCGGAGGAAGAACGAATTGTTGCGGGTGCTCGAGCGGCCGGAAATCCCGCTGCACACCAACGCGTCGGAGAACGACCTGCGGGCCTGCGTGATCAAGCGCAAGATCTCCGGCGGCACGATGAGCGCGGATGGCCGCGTGGCGCGCGATGTGATGCTGGGGCTTTCGAAGACCTGCCGTAAGCTCGGCCTGTCCTTCTTCACCTATCTCGGGGACCGGCTCGGATTGAACACGGGTCAGCCGAGGATTCCGCCGCTCGCCGACCTTGTCATCCAAGCAGCCTGA